GTCACTTTAAGACTAAACTCGTAAATTTTGTAATGACCAtgtatttttctagtattttacATGTTAGTCTTctatctatattttaatttaggatatttatcataatttcaaatttaatttcatctaattaattaagctataggaaaattcaattaaaagaaaaaaaattttgaaaatgaatatCAAAGTCctgattataattataatgaaagtAATTAACTTGAACACTTAGATGTGAATATTGGAAcaatatgttaataaatatgCTTTGTAGCTAATTAGATGGTTATAAGTATTCATGTAAAACATttctattattaataaagactttttttatctttaatatttaattctatgtgattaatgaatctttagtaaatataaagttcttggaacaaaaatactttatataagaAACTATAAAgctattataattatgaaaatttcatatggagagatcacctatgtctatggaaagactcatgtgatagttgtgtaagtgatctttaTACTTGAGAttactaaattattttatatatgaagtgttatgctttgatcttgaTCACACGTTGTTCTAATTAAGAGTAAAAAATAcgtaaatatttgatataacataaactatatgaatgtatttaagtaatcaataGATGATTCACTACCATAGgtgaattgggaaaaatatttcatatgttctcaaatattattgattgtAATATCATTGGTCAAGGtgtaataagatttgaaaaaaagtttcaaattttattcaaagaatcaattacTATAGTGTTgagaactaaaataattttacaaaacagACATACTacatgctataatgtctaaataaGAAGATGGTGAATCATTCGAAGAAGGATTGACATGATATAATTGGAGAAGCACTATGGGATTATCATACTACATTTTGAATGCCAACTCAAGCTACTCTATGTTTTTTGGTATACGACGTTGAAGTTGTTCTTCCACTAGAATGTCAAATTCCATCTCTAAGAATTGCAATCCAATAAGGACTCTCTAATGAAGACAATGTTTGTTTACGCCTTGAAGAACTTGAAgctttaaataaaaagcatattGAAGCATAATAATGATTAGAATGTTATTAAGCCTGACTTTACAGAGCTTTCAACAAGAAGGTGTGACCGTGCTCAATCCAAGTAGGAGATCTTGTCTTGGCAATACAATGCTcaaaaatcatgtcaaaaagCATGGGCAACAAGGTTCGTCTCCAAATAGAATGAACCTTATATGGTTTAAAAAGTCTACAACAATAGAGCTTACAAAATTGTCAATGAGAATGGATGAGGATTGGGCTTATCAATGACAAATTCTTAAAGAGATACTATTACCTATTTGATTATTTgcataatgaaaataaaagggtaaCCTGATAATGCAATCATGACATAAAAGTATAGGTAAAAAGATTACAAGTACAATgatgtttacaaaaaaaaaaaatactaagaagAAAAGATTTGAGAACTTACTTGGATCAAAAGtgcaaaaaaagaaagcttCTCTTGTGTTTGATAGGAGCTTGTGAATCACCAAAATTAACCATTGAGAAACAACCCTTTAAGATCCATAATCATTGAGAAATAGCTCTTCAAGATCCATAACCATTGATAAATGACTCTTTGAGATCCACAACCATCGTTGAGAAAAAGCTCTTTGAGTTCTACAACCATCGTTGACAAATGACTCTTTGAGTTCCATAATAATTGAGAAACGATTCTTCAAGATCCACAACCATTGAGAAATGTTCTTTAAGATCCACAACCGTTGATAAACGACTCTTCAAGATCCATAACTATTGAGAAATGACTATTTgagatttataattattaagaaatgGCTATTTGAGTTCTGTAATATTTGAGAAACAACTCTTCTACGTTCACAACCATTGAGAAACAACTCTTCAAGGTCCACAACCATTGAGAACATCTCATTCAAAGTCACAACTATTGAGAAATGGTCCATACACCAAGTCTCATAGAAAAACAGAGGTTGTTGAAGAAACAACTATCACCAAATATTATGGAAAAATTGAATcaccaaaagagaaaaaaattctaatttgtgcAAGGTTCTAAGTTGtgcaaaaacagaaaaaagttTTGAATCTATGCAAGGAATGCCAAGTCAGTTTATTGCacgttatttgcttttttcccTTACACTAATGCAGACAAGGGAGCGAaagtgagaatttttttttttatcattcataaCTCATTAACCATTTGTCAAAATCATCAACAGATTACGCCAAGACAACGAGATCTTCAAAATAAGATCTCATAGTAGTCactttcaacaaaagaaagaagatctACGGGTCTATCAAAGTTGTTGGTTGCTACTATTTATgcatagaaataaattttatttagtctCTAAAATCTGCGATTGCTTCAAATAGGATACTAAACTTTGATTGtatcatttgatttgataaatattaattatattttatcctaTTAGATTTGAATTTCCCTAGgaatatattttatctattatatcttattttcacaataaaatatatttatttattgtgaaaatttaatataatcaaatgaaattttagtaaaaaaatatatattcaaagtaTAAAACTCTCTCAACTATATTTTCAAGACATGccacttatttttaattgtaagtgaACTTGTCTCGAAGAATCATATGTagaaacaaaaaatgttttacaaaTCAAATTCTATCatgtgtcatttttattttatttttatataaaatgataaaatataataaaaataaatgatatgaaaaataaatgggtttttatatatttcttgacCAATGAAAGGTTGACACATGAGAtgagatatttaaaatatattgttataaatataagatctcataaataaaaatcaatcaataaaataatgttaCGTGGCATGGGAAAAAAGGACCTGAGaaaactctataaatagagAGCTTCACcttagacaaagaaaaagaatgattGAAGATACAAAATTTTCTTCTAGACAAACATTTCAAGTAAAGAAACTATCTCAAAAATtctcaagctttttttatttacacgaAACTTTATTGGATTaactctaaatattttataagagttCTTCAATAGTACTTTAAAGACAAATCAAATATACACTTCAAAGTATCAAATCTCGTTCTGCAATACATGTCTAAATTCATATTCTTATAAAACATACATCTTGACTTGatttcacaaataaatcaagtcaccAATATGAAAGAATTtgtatacatatacatatacatatacatatattagGTGATCAAAATTATATACATGACAATAGATCAGTTTGGAGATCCAATTCGTCCTCCATTTCCATGCTTTGAAGAACTTCTTTCCAAAGTGCCGGGAAAAGAAGGGTTCCTTAACAGCCCACTGTTTCATATTCAGGGTGgtagttgggttttttttttttttttcccgtaatTGGTAGATATAATTCTCTCTTCCTTTGTATTCTCAAGATCCCGATGCAATTTTGAgtcaaaatcaataaacaaaaattctgATTTCaatcgaaaaatattttatgtggaTTTAACACATTAACTCAATGGTTTtattccaaattaaaaataaaaagcttaacTTAAAGCCAATGATGGAGCACTTCTAAAGGAAAATTACCCCCCCTAACTACTATTCTCAGCAGGGAATCCTCAATATAATCTTAAGAGATTGACCTAATTGTTGAGAAGATTTATTCACTCTCAAGGTTTTTAGATATATACAATACTAGAGATCCAACACttatataattaagaatttattaaattaattaaaaatttaaccatctagatggtggcatagtggtaagagcttgggaccaagaggtttgctccctctgtggtctcaggttcaagccttgtgattgctcatatgatggccactggaggcttacatggtcgttaacttcatggcccgtgggattagtcgaggtgcgcgcaagctggcccggacacccacgttaaactaaaaaaaaaaaaagaatttattaaatttagcatCGAGGCTTGTGGCCCAGCGGTCTTGGCAGGGTTTCCCTGCCTCTGCCTCCTGGGTTTAAGCCTCAGCGTGCGCACCTGTCACCCCTGCGGTGTCTTACCTACCtgctgggcttgcagggtgttcagtgggtccggggattagtcgtggtgcgtgtaagctggtccggacaccctacttataaaaaaaaaaaagagaagaatttattaaatttcttttaatatatctgATAAAAGGGTACACACTTGTAgagatcatttaaaaaatcatagtcTCTATTATACTTGCCACCCGCTCTAACCACGCAATCAGTGATGATACTAGCTAGTGTGCTTCAGTTTTTCTCTGCCCTAAGCGAGTTGGCAAGGGGAGCTGATGTTCCTTCAATTCTTCCTGTGTGGGAAAGGGATATGCTCAATGCTAGGGTTACACCCCGTGTTACATGCACACACAATGAAGAcgttgatgatgaagatgatgccGAAGATAACATTCGCCAGTTCGATGCCATGGCCCATCGCAGTTTCTTTATTAGCCCCAAAGAACTATCCAACCTTGGCGCAATGATTCCTTCTCATTTAAGTCCTTGTACAACCTTTGAAGTATTGAGTGCATGCGCGTGGAGATGCTATACTATAGCATCTAGATCAAATCCCAAGGCAAAGGCTTGCTTACAATTTCCGGTAGCTCTAACAACTGTTGGTGAGCTTTGTCAAAACCCATTGGGGTATGCCCTAGAGTTGATCAGGGATACCAAGGCTGTAGTAACTGAGGATTACATGAGATCTTTGGCAGATGTAATGGTGATCAAGCGCCAGCCTAAAGGATTGGAGTTGTGTCAGACGTTAGAAGAATAGGTTTTGATCATGTGGACTATGGATGGGGCTAGCTACTTTACAACGGGCCACCTAAGGCCTGGGAACTTGACTATATCCCGGGTGCCTGGGGCTCTTACGTGCCTTTCAATTTTAGGAAAGGAGAGCATGGGATTGTGTTGGTCATTTCTTTAATTGCATCAGTTACGGAAGGATTTACAGCATTGATGGAGGAAATGCTCGAACATGACCCACAAGGAAGCCCACCACAACTGGGCATCCAAGTTCCGAGAAATTATTCAACATCTATAtcagaaattgtatttttttttcacataaaagtaggatttgtaatttttttggggATAAAATTCGTGTTTATGTGAGAGAGAATTACAACTAACTgacatatctaataatttctgCTGTTAATTGTCTGCAAGTATCCTAATTTGTGTGTTCATTGTTGGGATTTTCTAGTTAATCTTAGAAGAGGTGATCTGGAGATTGAAAGAGAGGTTCAACATCTCACCTAAATTGAAATTAGGACATTCTGCCTAACAGGAAAGGAAAAGGTTAGTGCTGAAAAGCCAATTGTCAATTAAAAGCCTATgtctataattaaattaaatttgtactTTCAACTCATatcaacttataaaaaaaaattataataaaagtttaaactcaattacaaaaaatctaataaaataatgacATGGGCTATGATAAGATATCAAAGTCAAAGCTAGATTTGCGACATATCAACCTATcacaccaaataaaataatgaaaatagatTCAAGATCTAATCTCAAATATTGAAACTCAATTTGCTAGAGGAAAAAATATTAGTGTATATATAATGTAGTTAATCAGTTGATTATAtgtgatattgattttattcatgtaaatatatttaatttattaataaaaatttatttatctttaatattcatcaaatattttattaatgaatctaatattttattaataaatctagagtaaagataaaatatttgggacaaaaatattttgtaaagaaaattataaagttataattatgagatttctattgcatcaaaacattgttcctaaaatattcaTAGTCAATACTTTATTAAGACTGTATATTAATTAGAGCTGttgagactgatacatattatattcttttctttatgaaatgaagcagTTGTTTTCATAAGTTGAGGTATGAaagatacctagaactaatatataggtgttTGCCAAATGACATgtactatatgaaggtatttaaataattaagagatgattcatcaccttatgtgaattaagaaaaatgttcTAATTGTTCtaaaatagtattgattgtaagtCCTTGTGTAAGGTagaatgagattttaaaaaaatttcaaatcatatttaaagaatcaatgactatggtgTTAAGAATAAACAAGATTTGACATAGTAGACACTCTCCATACTATTATGTCTAAATTGGaacattgttgatgaatgaataataattatagtaagAAACTAGTCATTAAGAGGTTAAATCATAGTCATTAAGAGGTTAAATCAtaccacttatgacttttctaatagtTGGGGGACCATGACAATTTGCTAAATATTGtatctgatattaaaatataaatcaatcaattattgacttgataataaatagatttatttaaccatattttatttaggattatgatttatgtttGGGCGAACTTATTAGGGAACGTAATTGATCACACAAATAAAAACCAgtggtcagaaattaaaatgagatgactaatcaagtatgacttgattgtaaataagttttagaaattaaggactagaatgtaatttatatagagaattataattctagactaaaaaaaacaagtagggacttgaatgaataaaactctaaaattatcttgaaataatatatatgatattattcagggggcaaattgatattttaccatttataaggtttttagattttcttataaatagaatgttatgccttttattttctgtATAGTAAATTGTACATAAACTAAGAAGTTACAGAACacatgaaaacataaaagaaaagagttatCACTCAAAGgcataacaatctctctcttctaaaaaaagatttattagaTTTCTCATTGGTG
This window of the Populus trichocarpa isolate Nisqually-1 chromosome 13, P.trichocarpa_v4.1, whole genome shotgun sequence genome carries:
- the LOC18104167 gene encoding benzyl alcohol O-benzoyltransferase, producing the protein MILASVLQFFSALSELARGADVPSILPVWERDMLNARVTPRVTCTHNEDVDDEDDAEDNIRQFDAMAHRSFFISPKELSNLGAMIPSHLSPCTTFEVLSACAWRCYTIASRSNPKAKACLQFPVALTTVGELCQNPLGYALELIRDTKAVVTEDYMRSLADVMVIKRQPKGLELCQTLEE